In Lepus europaeus isolate LE1 chromosome 8, mLepTim1.pri, whole genome shotgun sequence, a single genomic region encodes these proteins:
- the LOC133765744 gene encoding corticostatin-3, translating into MRTLTLLAAILLVALQAQAEHISVSIDEVVDQQPPQAEDQDVAIYVKEDESSALEALGVKAGVVCVCRRALCVPRERRAGYCRIRGVRHPLCCRR; encoded by the exons ATGAGGACCCTCACTCTGCTTGCTGCCATTCTCCTGGTggccctgcaggcccaggctgaGCACATTTCAGTGAGCATCGATGAAGTCGTAGACCAGcagcccccacaggcagaggatcaggaCGTGGCCATCTACGTTAAAGAGGATGAGAGCTCCGCTCTTGAAGCTTTAG GTGTAAAAGCAGGTGTGGTCTGTGTGTGCAGACGAGCCCTCTGTGTACCTCGGGAACGTCGCGCTGGGTACTGCAGAATCCGTGGAGTCCGCCACCCACTCTGCTGCCGCcgctaa